Proteins from a genomic interval of Lycium ferocissimum isolate CSIRO_LF1 chromosome 2, AGI_CSIRO_Lferr_CH_V1, whole genome shotgun sequence:
- the LOC132048203 gene encoding uncharacterized protein LOC132048203, which translates to MVVTQEHEVPSGWPLGLENMNIRLRVSERSQVVTAAAGEAAYRLYVSSQSFSSFSSSNLDTESTMSFFQDQSVSLGRLIGIKTANRGKLEISNRVNCEKNENVSARRSKSGDYKGQEGENMSPKLCVPLLHNVLEKMSRSKSNSHSPKN; encoded by the exons ATGGTTGTAACACAG GAGCATGAGGTACCTAGTGGATGGCCACTTGGGCTCgaaaacatgaacataaggCTAAGAGTGTCTGAGAGATCTCAGGTTGTAACAGCTGCAGCAGGAGAAGCTGCATACCGTTTATATGTATCTTCCCAAAGTTTCTCATCTTTTTCATCCTCCAATCTTGACACTGAG TCCACAATGTCTTTCTTCCAAGATCAAAGTGTATCTCTAGGCCGACTTATCGGTATCAAAACAGCAAACAgaggaaaattggaaatttcaaaCAGAGTTAATTGTgagaaaaatgagaatgtttctgCTAGAAGATCAAAGTCAGGGGATTACAAGGGACAGGAAGGGGAAAATATGTCACCGAAACTTTGTGTTCCATTGCTACATAATGTGTTAGAGAAGATGAGTCGTAGTAAGAGTAACTCACACTCACCTAAAAATTGA
- the LOC132044911 gene encoding protein NUCLEAR FUSION DEFECTIVE 6, mitochondrial-like isoform X5, whose amino-acid sequence MASFAARSVLRSARTAATRVAAGAKPKAAPSPFRIPTQKPLTARIFRSPVEMSCAVESMLPYHTATASALLTSMLSATPRSYGWTLEDG is encoded by the exons ATGGCCAGTTTCGCCGCCAGGTCAGTCCTTCGCTCCGCCAGAACAGCCGCTACGAGAGTTGCCGCCGGTGCTAAGCCCAAGGCGGCTCCTTCTCCCTTTCGCATCCCCACTCAAAAACCCCTCACTGCTCGCATTTTCAG gTCGCCTGTGGAAATGAGTTGTGCGGTGGAAAGTATGCTTCCTTATCACACTGCTACTGCTTCTGCTTTGCTGACTTCAATGCTCTCTGCTACTCCAAGGAGTTATGGTTGGACTCTTGAAG
- the LOC132044911 gene encoding protein NUCLEAR FUSION DEFECTIVE 6, mitochondrial-like isoform X4, giving the protein MASFAARSVLRSARTAATRVAAGAKPKAAPSPFRIPTQKPLTARIFRSPVEMSCAVESMLPYHTATASALLTSMLSATPRSYGWTLEDL; this is encoded by the exons ATGGCCAGTTTCGCCGCCAGGTCAGTCCTTCGCTCCGCCAGAACAGCCGCTACGAGAGTTGCCGCCGGTGCTAAGCCCAAGGCGGCTCCTTCTCCCTTTCGCATCCCCACTCAAAAACCCCTCACTGCTCGCATTTTCAG gTCGCCTGTGGAAATGAGTTGTGCGGTGGAAAGTATGCTTCCTTATCACACTGCTACTGCTTCTGCTTTGCTGACTTCAATGCTCTCTGCTACTCCAAGGAGTTATGGTTGGACTCTTGAAG
- the LOC132044911 gene encoding protein NUCLEAR FUSION DEFECTIVE 6, mitochondrial-like isoform X3, whose amino-acid sequence MASFAARSVLRSARTAATRVAAGAKPKAAPSPFRIPTQKPLTARIFRSPVEMSCAVESMLPYHTATASALLTSMLSATPRSYGWTLEDCNDDV is encoded by the exons ATGGCCAGTTTCGCCGCCAGGTCAGTCCTTCGCTCCGCCAGAACAGCCGCTACGAGAGTTGCCGCCGGTGCTAAGCCCAAGGCGGCTCCTTCTCCCTTTCGCATCCCCACTCAAAAACCCCTCACTGCTCGCATTTTCAG gTCGCCTGTGGAAATGAGTTGTGCGGTGGAAAGTATGCTTCCTTATCACACTGCTACTGCTTCTGCTTTGCTGACTTCAATGCTCTCTGCTACTCCAAGGAGTTATGGTTGGACTCTTGAAG
- the LOC132044911 gene encoding protein NUCLEAR FUSION DEFECTIVE 6, mitochondrial-like isoform X2, translated as MASFAARSVLRSARTAATRVAAGAKPKAAPSPFRIPTQKPLTARIFRSPVEMSCAVESMLPYHTATASALLTSMLSATPRSYGWTLEDCNDDL; from the exons ATGGCCAGTTTCGCCGCCAGGTCAGTCCTTCGCTCCGCCAGAACAGCCGCTACGAGAGTTGCCGCCGGTGCTAAGCCCAAGGCGGCTCCTTCTCCCTTTCGCATCCCCACTCAAAAACCCCTCACTGCTCGCATTTTCAG gTCGCCTGTGGAAATGAGTTGTGCGGTGGAAAGTATGCTTCCTTATCACACTGCTACTGCTTCTGCTTTGCTGACTTCAATGCTCTCTGCTACTCCAAGGAGTTATGGTTGGACTCTTGAAG